The Arachis duranensis cultivar V14167 unplaced genomic scaffold, aradu.V14167.gnm2.J7QH unplaced_Scaffold_157499, whole genome shotgun sequence nucleotide sequence TCCCTTGGTATGCACTTATTGCCAACTACTTGGTCACTCGCACCTTTCCTCCTGATTTCTCTCAACATCAAAAGGATAAGCTTAAAAGTGAATCCAAATATTATGTATGGGATGATCCATACTTATGGAGATGTGGTGCCGATTAAGTAATTCGAAGGTGTATACCACAATTGGACCATCACGTTATCTTGGAGGCTTGCCACTCTTCTGAGAGTGGTGGCTATTTTGGTCCTCAAAGGACGGCTCGGAAGGTGTTGGATTGTGGCTTTTGGTGGCCTACACTTTTCAAAGATGCATCTATCTTTTATAGCTCTTGTCCACAATGCCTTAGGTTTGGAAATATCTCTAAAAAGAATGAGATGCCCCAACAAACAATGTTGTTTTGcgaaatattttatgtttggggtATTGAATTTATGGGGCcttttccaaattctaatggtttcATGTATATTCTTCTAGCTGTTGACTATGTTTCCGAGTGGGTGGAGGCAATCCCCACTAGAACCGATTATGCTAATGTAGTGCTTTCTTTTGCTCAGAATAACATTATTTGCCACTTTGGATCACCAtgagcaatcgtgagtgatcaaggctCGCATTTTTGCAAAAAAAGAATGGCAGGTATAATGAAGAAGTATGGCATCATACATAAAGTGGCCACAACATGCCACCCCCAAACAAATGGCAAAGCCGAGGTCTCCAATCAGAAAATCAAGCGCATAGTGGAAAAGGTTGTAAAGCCTCATAGGAAAGATTGGAGTTCTAAGCTCGGCGATGCGCTTTGCGCTTACCGGATGGCATATAAAATGCCAATTGGTATGAGCCCATTCCGGTTGGTCTATAGGAAGGCTTGCCATCTCTCGGTGGAGATAGAGCATAAGGCGTATTGGACTGTAAAAGATTGCAACACAGGATATGGGGTTGGAGTCAAAAGGAAGATACAATTGGTGGAGCTTGAGAATCTTCGATTGGAAGCCTATGAGAATTCAAGGCTttacaaggagaagatgaaaGCGGTGCATGATCAAAACATAAGAATGAGAGAGTTTAAAGCCGGAGAACTAGTTCTCCTCTATAACTCTAGGTTAAGGTTGATGCCCGAAAAGTTAAGATCAAGCTGGGAAGGCTCTTATAGAGTAGAGAAGGACAAACCATATGGGGTCTACCACCTAAGGCACGCTTCAAGCCCCAACATCTTCAAAGTTATTGGTCTTCGTCTAAAGCTATACCATGGATAGAAGATGAAAAGCAACAAGGAGGTAGAGGTGTTCCTTCTTGAGGACGCACCCGAAGGTGCGGAGAGTTGAGCTCatgaccgtccaacttaaggacgttgaacaaaagtgctaggtgggagacaccctacCGCGGTATGATCACTCTTTGTTTCTAGCTCATTGTATATAGCTTTTTGAGTCTTGGTGCTTTTGTGATTGCTTGATTTGTGAGTTTGTTCATAGTAGGATCGCTTtttggatgatgaataaaacataaagataaagatagagatacttatgtaattcattggtgggaatttcatataagcgtatggagatcctgtgttccttccgtctctctgctttcctactgtcttcatccaatccttcttactcctttccatggcaagctgtatgtagggtttcaccgttgtcagtggctacctcccatcctctcagtgaaaatgttcaacgcaccctgtcacggcacggctaatcatctgtcggttctcaatcaggttggaatagaatccagtgattcttttgcgtctgtcactaacgctcagccttcaggagtttgaagctcgttacagtcattcaatcattgaatcctactcagaataccacagacaaggtttagaccttccggattctcttgaatgccgccatcaattctagcttataccacgaagattccggttaaagaatccaagagatatccacccaatctaaggtagaacggaggtggttgtcaggcacgcgttcataggtgagaatgatgatgagtgtcacggatcatcatattcatcaagttgaagaacaagtgatatcttagaacaagaagaagcgaaattgaatagaagaacaatagtaattgcattaatactcgaggtacagcagagctccacaccttaatctatggtgtgtagaaactccactgttgaaaatacataagaacaaggtctaggcatggccgtgaggccagcctccaaacgtgatcaaaagatctaaaaatgatccaaagatgaaaatacaatagtaaaaggtcctacttatagagaactagtagcctagggtttatagagatgagtaaatgacataaaaatccacttccgggcccacttggtgtgtgcttgggctgagcattgaagcattttcgtgtagagactcttcttgtagttaaacgccagcttttatgccagtttgggcgtttaactcccatccttgtgccagttctggcgtttaacgctgggaattcNNNNNNNNNNNNNNNNNNNNNNNNNNNNNNNNNNNNNNNNNNNNNNNNNNNNNNNNNNNNNNNNNNNNNNNNNNNNNNNNNNNNNNNNNNNNNNNNNNNNNNNNNNNNNNNNNNNNNNNNNNNNNNNNNNNNNNNNNNNNNNNNNNNNNNNNNNNNNNNNNNNNNNNNNNNNNNNNNNNNNNNNNNNNNNNNNNNNNNNNNNNNNNNNNNNNNNNNNNNNNNNNNNNNNNNNNNNNNNNNNNNNNNNNNNNNNNNNNNNNNNNNNNNNNNNNNNNNNNNNNNNNNNNNNNNNNNNNNNNNNNNNNNNNNNNNNNNNNNNNNNNNNNNNNNNNNNNNNNNNNNNNNNNNNNNNNNNNNNNNNNNNNNNNNNNNNNNNNNNNNNNNNNNNNNNNNNNNNNNNNNNNNNNNNNNNNNNNNNNNNNNNNNNNNNNNNNNNNNNNNNNNNNNNNNNNNNNNNNNNNNNNNNNNNNNNNNNNNNNNNNNNNNNNNNNNNNNNNNNNNNNNNNNNNNNNNNNNNNNNNNNNNNNNNNNNNNNNNNNNNNNNNNNNNNNNNNNNNNNNNNNNNNNNNNNNNNNNNNNNNNNNNNNNNNNNNNNNNNNNNNNNNNNNNNNNNNNNNNNNNNNNNNNNNNNNNNNNNNNNNNNNNNNNNNNNNNNNNNNNNNNNNNNNNNNNNNNNNNNNNNNNNNNNNNNNNNNNNNNNNNNNNNNNNNNNNNNNNNNNNNNNNNNNNNNNNNNNNNNNNNNNNNNNNNNNNNNNNNNNNNNNNNNNNNNNNNNNNNNNNNNNNNNNNNNNNNNNNNNNNNNNNNNNNNNNNNNNNNNNNNNNNNNNNNNNNNNNNNNNNNNNNNNNNNNNNNNNNNNNNNNNNNNNNNNNNNNNNNNNNNNNNNNNNNNNNNNNNNNNNNNNNNNNNNNNNNNNNNNNNNNNNNNNNNNNNNNNNNNNNNNNNNNNNNNNNNNNNNNNNNNNNNNNNNNNNNNNNNNNNNNNNNNNNNNNNNNNNNNNNNNNNNNNNNNNNNNNNNNNNNNNNNNNNNNNNNNNNNNNNNNNNNNNNNNNNNNNNNNNNNNNNNNNNNNNNNNNNNNNNNNNNNNNNNNNNNNNNNNNNNNNNNNNNNNNNNNNNNNNNNNNNNNNNNNNNNNNNNNNNNNNNNNNNNNNNNNNNNNNNNNNNNNNNNNNNNNNNNNNNNNNNNNNNNNNNNNNNNNNNNNNNNNNNNNNNNNNNNNNNNNNNNNNNNNNNNNNNNNNNNNNNNNNNNNNNNNNNNNNNNNNNNNNNNNNNNNNNNNNNNNNNNNNNNNNNNNNNNNNNNNNNNNNNNNNNNNNNNNNNNNNNNNNNNNNNNNNNNNNNNNNNNNNNNNNNNNNNNNNNNNNNNNNNNNNNNNNNNNNNNNNNNNNNNNNNNNNNNNNNNNNNNNNNNNNNNNNNNNNNNNNNNNNNNNNNNNNNNNNNNNNNNNNNNNNNNNNNNNNNNNNNNNNNNNNNNNNNNNNNNNNNNNNNNNNNNNNNNNNNNNNNNNNNNNNNNNNNNNNNNNNNNNNNNNNNNNNNNNNNNNNNNNNNNNNNNNNNNNNNNNNNNNNNNNNNNNNNNNNNNNNNNNNNNNNNNNNNNNNNNNNNNNNNNNNNNNNNNNNNNNNNNNNNNNNNNNNNNNNNNNNNNNNNNNNNNNNNNNNNNNNNNNNNNNNNNNNNNNNNNNNNNNNNNNNNNNNNNNNNNNNNNNNNNNNNNNNNNNNNNNNNNNNNNNNNNNNNNNNNNNNNNNNNNNNNNNNNNNNNNNNNNNNNNNNNNNNNNNNNNNNNNNNNNNNNNNNNNNNNNNNNNNNNNNNNNNNNNNNNNNNNNNNNNNNNNNNNNNNNNNNNNNNNNNNNNNNNNNNNNNNNNNNNNNNNNNNNNNNNNNNNNNNNNNNNNNNNNNNNNNNNNNNNNNNNNNNNNNNNNNNNNNNNNNNNNNNNNNNNNNNNNNNNNNNNNNNNNNNNNNNNNNNNNNNNNNNNNNNNNNNNNNNNNNNNNNNNNNNNNNNNNNNNNNNNNNNNNNNNNNNNNNNNNNNNNNNNNNNNNNNNNNNNNNNNNNNNNNNNNNNNNNNNNNNNNNNNNNNNNNNNNNNNNNNNNNNNNNNNNNNNNNNNNNNNNNNNNNNNNNNNNNNNNNNNNNNNNNNNNNNNNNNNNNNNNNNNNNNNNNNNNNNNNNNNNNNNNNNNNNNNNNNNNNNNNNNNNNNNNNNNNNNNNNNNNNNNNNNNNNNNNNNNNNNNNNNNNNNNNNNNNNNNNNNNNNNNNNNNNNNNNNNNNNNNNNNNNNNNNNNNNNNNNNNNNNNNNNNNNNNNNNNNNNNNNNNNNNNNNNNNNNNNNNNNNNNNNNNNNNNNNNNNNNNNNNNNNNNNNNNNNNNNNNNNNNNNNNNNNNNNNNNNNNNNNNNNNNNNNNNNNNNNNNNNNNNNNNNNNNNNNNNNNNNNNNNNNNNNNNNNNNNNNNNNNNNNNNNNNNNNNNNNNNNNNNNNNNNNNNNNNNNNNNNNNNNNNNNNNNNNNNNNNNNNNNNNNNNNNNNNNNNNNNNNNNNNNNNNNNNNNNNNNNNNNNNNNNNNNNNNNNNNNNNNNNNNNNNNNNNNNNNNNNNNNNNNNNNNNNNNNNNNNNNNNNNNNNNNNNNNNNNNNNNNNNNNNNNNNNNNNNNNNNNNNNNNNNNNNNNNNNNNNNNNNNNNNNNNNNNNNNNNNNNNNNNNNNNNNNNNNNNNNNNNNNNNNNNNNNNNNNNNNNNNNNNNNNNNNNNNNNNNNNNNNNNNNNNNNNNNNNNNNNNNNNNNNNNNNNNNNNNNNNNNNNNNNNNNNNNNNNNNNNNNNNNNNNNNNNNNNNNNNNNNNNNNNNNNNNNNNNNNNNNNNNNNNNNNNNNNNNNNNNNNNNNNNNNNNNNNNNNNNNNNNNNNNNNNNNNNNNNNNNNNNNNNNNNNNNNNNNNNNNNNNNNNNNNNNNNNNNNNNNNNNNNNNNNNNNNNNNNNNNNNNNNNNNNNNNNNNNNNNNNNNNNNNNNNNNNNNNNNNNNNNNNNNNNNNNNNNNNNNNNNNNNNNNNNNNNNNNNNNNNNNNNNNNNNNNNNNNNNNNNNNNNNNNNNNNNNNNNNNNNNNNNNNNNNNNNNNNNNNNNNNNNNNNNNNNNNNNNNNNNNNNNNNNNNNNNNNNNNNNNNNNNNNNNNNNNNNNNNNNNNNNNNNNNNNNNNNNNNNNNNNNNNNNNNNNNNNNNNNNNNNNNNNNNNNNNNNNNNNNNNNNNNNNNNNNNNNNNNNNNNNNNNNNNNNNNNNNNNNNNNNNNNNNNNNNNNNNNNNNNNNNNNNNNNNNNNNNNNNNNNNNNNNNNNNNNNNNNNNNNNNNNNNNNNNNNNNNNNNNNNNNNNNNNNNNNNNNNNNNNNNNNNNNNNNNNNNNNNNNNNNNNNNNNNNNNNNNNNNNNNNNNNNNNNNNNNNNNNNNNNNNNNNNNNNNNNNNNNNNNNNNNNNNNNNNNNNNNNNNNNNNNNNNNNNNNNNNNNNNNNNNNNNNNNNNNNNNNNNNNNNNNNNNNNNNNNNNNNNNNNNNNNNNNNNNNNNNNNNNNNctcaaagatccctagcttctccattacagagagaggcatgaggtttatacttgaccctaggtcacacaaggccttcttgaaagtcatggtgcctatggtacaaggtattgaaaacttcccaggatcctatctcttttgaggcagtttctgcctagacaagttatccagttctttggtgagtaagggggttcatc carries:
- the LOC107472181 gene encoding uncharacterized protein LOC107472181, with amino-acid sequence MAGIMKKYGIIHKVATTCHPQTNGKAEVSNQKIKRIVEKVVKPHRKDWSSKLGDALCAYRMAYKMPIGMSPFRLVYRKACHLSVEIEHKAYWTVKDCNTGYGVGVKRKIQLVELENLRLEAYENSRLYKEKMKAVHDQNIRMREFKAGELVLLYNSRLRLMPEKLRSSWEGSYRVEKDKPYGVYHLRHASSPNIFKVIGLRLKLYHG